In the genome of Gordonia rubripertincta, one region contains:
- a CDS encoding PPOX class F420-dependent oxidoreductase, producing the protein MSGTSLSDPAVRGFLAAGTKTGHLGYTAADGRPLVVPVWFVVDGDRLAFNTGATTAKGRALLRDPRVTMSVDLQEPPYGFVQVQGRALVTEDLDEVRRIATMCGGRYMGADRAREFGARNGVPGELGVWIVPSKVIASLDVTA; encoded by the coding sequence GGATTCCTGGCCGCCGGTACCAAGACCGGCCACCTCGGATACACCGCCGCCGATGGCAGGCCCCTGGTGGTCCCGGTCTGGTTCGTCGTCGACGGTGACCGGTTGGCCTTCAACACCGGTGCCACCACTGCGAAAGGTCGTGCACTCCTGCGTGATCCGCGCGTGACGATGTCGGTGGACCTGCAGGAGCCCCCGTATGGCTTCGTCCAGGTGCAGGGTCGTGCGCTGGTGACCGAGGACCTCGACGAGGTGCGCCGGATCGCCACGATGTGCGGCGGGCGGTACATGGGTGCCGACCGCGCCCGGGAGTTCGGCGCGCGCAACGGTGTGCCGGGTGAGCTGGGCGTCTGGATCGTACCGAGCAAGGTCATCGCGAGTCTCGATGTCACCGCCTGA